Part of the Maniola jurtina chromosome 22, ilManJurt1.1, whole genome shotgun sequence genome is shown below.
CGCtaggagcgctggctgtaaatgtacaaacttgagctttaaaacaaggtagttaagggccattttactttaacgctatagtatttcgactctcaaatactatcaacgttggcgaaACGTAAAAATCTTTATATACTGAGTGCTATGACAGACGAAGTTCGagattctttaaaataaaataaaacccaaAACAAACTAATTTTACCTCATTTAAGATTTTCACCAATGATTATAATTCTGGTTTAATTAATCAGAAATCAGATAATAGCATATTAAATCAATATGTCATTAAGTTTTCTGTAATTACGCAagtctttataaaaatatgattttgatagtaataataattacttatctattatcttcGTTTCTCAACTGATACAGAAAAGTGACTGATGCTAAATCACACATTTGGAGTGTCAATCACTTTTCACATTTGGAGCGGAAAAATGGTCCATTCAggacataaattaataaactcaGTAGTAATAAAATCAGATGATAGTTTGTATAGAgagtagtttatggggctagaataaaagagaatattttaaaaaaaaaccggccaggtgcgagtccggacagacggacgggcggacggacggaccgacagacagacagacaacaaagtgatcctataagggttccgtttttcctattgaggtacggaatcgaAATTTTTAAcacacttaatttattattattaacgtcaCGTGGCGCTGTACGGAAGAcgattaatgacgtcacaaaCGATAAACGAcagttatttttcaattttttaacataaaaatattttctcgcagaaattactctatttttatgttcataaatcaaaatattaaccgacttcaaacaaaaaaggtagaggttctcaatttgtcagaatctttttttttaattgttttcttTAATTCTATTCTAGACCCGTAAACTACAAAATAGCACAATCATTTTAATGCCCTATTATATTCCaaaattttattccctattatAGTCGAAGAGCCTATTTTTCTGTCGATAGAACGATTTCAACTCGCACTAGTCAGTTTTTTCATTACATTGCATTGCATCTACAGACTTCCAATAAAAACTAGCCAATTATTGACCACATACATTCTTTAATATTATCTTAGGTTATTGTATAAGGAAAAGTTAAATGGTATGTATacctatagaaaaaataaataaaataggaagTTGTATTCAACGGCATGGTATGTTATCAAACCGTGTCCATACATAATCAAAACATGCGAGACTATTTTGAAATCCATTGAATGAACAATTGATTTGTATACGCTTAGgtacttgtataatataataatataatattcagtATATCGTCAATATAATAACGTCCTAATACCTCAAGTCATATTATAATCACAATACAATTTAATGATTTTCGAATTCATCATTGtaatatttatacttaactaaaaaaatatacgcTCATCACATTTGGAATATTCCGTTAGGCGTGAAAATTATTTATCGAAACTTATAACTTAAATccaaaaatttgtttttgttattaagAACTACCCGTATTTAGTACCTACAAGAGTCATTTAATGGTTGCTTCGTTCGGATTTGttataaaaacttaatattcgAGCAAATGCAATTTTACTGCTACAAATAATATAAGTGTGTGGATCTATTTCGTTAAAAGGACGCCAACGTCTTCGCCAGCAAAGACGGGTCCCAAAATGTCCACACACAACTTTACAAGCCTATCAATAACATAGTATTAATCCTGAAGTCCTCACCTCTTTCATATTTTATACGTCATAAAGTTTTCATTCAGTGTCATTCTGGACAAAGCTAAAGCCAATAATACAGTCCTCAAGTCATCAAGGGTTTGACGCATTCGGAAATGTCGAGGGTAAGTTCATCTCATTCCCTAATGGTAACAGTAAATAAAGGCAACTCTCAGTCAAAAGTTCCAAGTCATTTTCATATCCCTAAGTGCATTTAATAAGCGACTATTGGAATTCACATATTGACGCAACGCAATTTCTTATCAGGAATCCGAGAAGCGAATTGGAAGGACGGAACAACTGCTTTGGCTTCAGGTTTGCTTTCCTCAGCTTTCTCCACATCGCCCATCAGAGTTTTCAAGCATATCTTCATGTCTGCAGCGAATATCTTGACCAGTCTTTCTAAGGAGAATAAATGCTCATCCAATGCTTCAGGGATTTCTTCCCTCATGAAATCGGCTAACTTCAAGAGATATTCGACATTTGATCCGGCAGAACCACGGCATTCCAAAATCTGTTTCGCTATATCTGGTAACGGTGCTGCCCCGAGCCAATGTCTATTTTCTGGGACAGCTATATAAAGAAGCGCATCTTTTTTGCTGTCTATGGAGTTATGGTTTATGTCTATGGAACTATGACTAGTTGAAGGCAGGAATACGGGTTTGGGATGGAAGTTCACTGTGTATATTCGGTATCCTCCTAATTGGCATTCTCGCGTTGAAAGGTAAGGCAGAGCGGCTTTGTCTTCTGCTGCGATTAAGAAGGCCTTCCCCCAAGTTATGCCctgtaaaaatacaaaaaatatgttattattattatatttgttagCTGTAATAATCAATTATTATACATATCAATTGGTTTGATCAAACAATACCAGCAGGTAACTGGCGATAACCAGATTATATGGTGAGTTGTGATTTGAGAACCACATCCTTTTGGAAGTCGGTAAAATAGTAACCAACGTGGATAGAAGGGTTAAGACAACCAAATTGAAATATATGTCACAATTGTTTACCCTCATTAAAACCCTGTTCATGACATTGGTTCTACATAAGCTGTCGCACGTGTGCAGTGTACTATAATCTATTTACAGGTTAAGTAACTTGTATAAGAGAGATAATGACATTGAAGAGGCGTAGGTGGTCATAACAGGCGGACATAACAGGGTTAATGTAAGCCGATTAATATAAGTTTTAATATGCAAATGCGCATTGGAATTATAATGCAACTGCAATCTCAGATAAATATGACAAGCTTGTTTAGTGTCTAGCTCTATTGAAAACACAGATCAAAAGATTTCTGCACGAGTTAGAAATATATGAGATGATAAGGTTTCTAGCACTTAGTTACTGTGTCAACAATATGAACTAGCTGCTCGATTGCGGTGGAATGACagttacaatgtcacgatcgcaatcacttctgattggtTGCTGGATTGGACGCTCGCTCGCTATTGGCTATACaatgcaacaagaataccataatttcagccaatcgattgcgattgtaataatgattaatgcaAGTTTTACGGAATTGACCTACAGGTCCAATACATAAACCAATAGCTATAACTACATAGTGTACTCGTGTCTAGATAAAGTAGAAAGTTATCTTCATCGAGTGTCTTAGATACGGAATCTGAACAGACATATTTAGGGCGCAGACGCAGACGTTCTAGAACCAGAGCATAGTACATTGTAAATAGTTGAGAGATTACAACAAAATAGTCAACGCCATAGTATAATTTGAATCGCATCCAAAATTTCATTCATGAATTTGTAACCATCCAGAGCCAATCATTCACGAAATTGGAGTTCGAAGGTTAAATgtgcaggcgttattttgcggaagtccattaTATAGCTTcaatataaaagcttaatttgctataacttaaaaaaaagcCACGCAGAAATTCaatttgcaattaggcattgtaatttgtaaggtctacatctcctgaggatgctccgg
Proteins encoded:
- the LOC123876774 gene encoding putative glutathione-specific gamma-glutamylcyclotransferase 2; the protein is MIKMEKKEEKVDFDVKITSAVEEKSGELTRKEAFWVFGYGSLCWNPGFEFQQSVTGYVKGFSRRFWQGNTTHRGTDSKPGRVATLIEDKEGITWGKAFLIAAEDKAALPYLSTRECQLGGYRIYTVNFHPKPVFLPSTSHSSIDINHNSIDSKKDALLYIAVPENRHWLGAAPLPDIAKQILECRGSAGSNVEYLLKLADFMREEIPEALDEHLFSLERLVKIFAADMKICLKTLMGDVEKAEESKPEAKAVVPSFQFASRIPDKKLRCVNM